The genome window CGGACTGGCGGCCGAGGACTGCCTGCTGCGTACGCTGCTCGCCCCCGGCGACCACGTGGTGATCCCGAACGACGCCTACGGCGGTACGTTCCGCCTGTTCGCCAAGGTCGTCTCCCGGTGGGGCGTCGAGTGGTCGGTCGCCGACACCAGCGACCCGGCCGCCGTGCGGGCCGCCCTCACCCCGAGGACGAAGGTCGTGTGGGTGGAGACCCCCTCCAACCCGCTGCTCGGCATCACCGACATCGCCGCCGTCGCTCAGATCGCCCGTGACGCGGGCGCCCGGCTCGTCGTCGACAACACGTTCGCCACCCCCTACCTCCAGCAGCCGCTCGCGCTCGGCGCGGACGTCGTCGTGCACTCCCTGACCAAGTACATGGGCGGCCACTCCGACGTCGTCGGCGGGGCACTGATCGTGAACGACCAGGAGCTCGGCGAGCAGCTGGCGTACCACCAGAACGCGATGGGCGCGGTCGCCGGCCCGTTCGACTCCTGGCTGGTGCTGCGCGGCACGAAGACGCTCGCCGTGCGCATGGACCGGCACAGCGAGAACGCCACCAAGGTCGCCGACATGCTCGGCGGGCACCCGCGCGTGAAGCGCGTCCTGTACCCGGGCCTGCCGGAGCACCCCGGTCACGAGGTCGCGGCGAAGCAGATGAAGGCGTTCGGCGGCATGGTGTCCTTCCGGGTGGAGGGCGGCGAGGAGGCGGCCGTCGAGGTCTGCAACCGGGCCGAGGTGTTCACTCTCGGCGAGTCGCTCGGCGGTGTGGAGTCCCTGATCGAGCACCCGGGGCGCATGACGCACGCGTCCGCGGCCGGCTCGGCCCTCGAGGTCCCCGCCGACCTGGTCCGCCTCTCCGTGGGCATCGAGAACGTCGACGACCTGCTGGAGGACCTGAAGCAGGCCCTCGGCTGAGGCACCGCCTCACCCTCGGCCTCACCAGTCGCTGATCGGTGGAGTCGTCGTCGACGGCGGCTCCACCCAGGGGCGGGCGAGCGACGCCCATACGGTGAAGGCGAGCGCCGCGGCCAGCAGGGCCAGCCAGAGCACACGGAGGGCCACCGTGCGGCGGCGCAGCAGGCGGCTGCCGCGCCGCACCACGTCCCCGTACAGGTCCGGCGGCACCGGTGGCGGTGTCCGCTCCAGCATCCGCCGCACGGTCGCCTCCCGTTCGGACACGTTCACCGGGCACCTCCTCGGGCGCACGGCCCGCGAAGGGCACTTCGGCGGTGCGCGGAGGGCCGGGGGCCGCGCACGTCCGCGTACGGCACGGTCACGACGGCGCCACCTCCGGTGCCGTCCTCGCCGGCGCCGTCCTCGCCGGGGGATGCAGCAGTGTCGCCATCGCCCGGGCGCAGATGGCCCGGACCCGCTCGACGGGCAGGCCGAGCAGCGCCGCCGTCTGTTCCTCGGCGACCCCCTCGTACATCCTCAGGACGAGGATCAGCCGTTCCTGCGGCGTCAGGTTCACCAGCGGGCTGCACGGGGCCGGCCGGTGCCGGCCGATCGCCCCGTACTGGTGCCACGCCTCGCGCGCGAAGCGGGTGGCCAGGTGCTGGCGTGCCCGGGCGTAGGGGTCCTCGCCGCGCAGCCGGTCCCAGGAGGCGTACGTCTGCGCGAGGGCCAGCGTCAACAGGCGCCGTGCGCGCGGGTTGTCGTCGGGGGCCTCCGCGGTGAGCAGGGTCGCGGCGTGCAGCAGCCGCCCGGCAGCGCCCGCGACGAACGCCTGGAACTCCCGGGCCCGGCGGGCACCGTGGGACGCATGCCGTTCTCGCACCGCGCCTCCCGCCTGAGGGTGACCGTGAGGGGACGGGACCCGTCGCGTACGTACGACGTCGAGGGCGTGCGGCACACCGGACGGCGTACGGACGACAGGGACCCGCTCTCATAGGAGACCGGCGGCGCCCCCCGGGTCAAGAGCCTTGGAGCACCCGCACGCGCGTGTGTCGGCGTCACGGCGTACGCGTGCGAGGCTCAGGACGCCGGCTGGGACTCCGGTCCTGCGACACCCTGCGTGCCCTGCCGGGCGGAGAGCGCGCCATTGAAGCGGGTGAGGAGCGCGGTGAACGTCTCGCGTTCCTCCGGCGCCCAGTCGTGCGTCAGTTCGGCCATGAGTTGGCGTCTGGAGGAACGTACCTCCTCGAGCCGGGACAGCCCGCGCGGCGACAGCTGGAGCACCACCGCGCGACCGTCCTCCGGGTGCGAGGTGCGCTTGACGAGACCGGTGTCGACCAGCGGGGCGACCTGCCGGGTGACCGTCGAGGAATCGATGCCCATGCTCGCGGCGAGCGCCTTGACGCCCATGGGGCCTTCCTTGTCCAAGCGGTTGAGCAGCAGGTACGCGGCACGGTCCATGGAGTTGCGCACCTGCCCGACCCCGCCGAGCCGCGTCTGCTCGGCACGGCGCGCGAACACCGCGACCTCGTGCTGCAGCGTGTCCAGAAGACCGGTGTCACCGACAGCGCTCATCTCGGTCATGTCCATCGACATCTCAGGTGTTGTGGGCATCGCCGGGGGCTCACTTCGTGCGTGGGGAGCTGGGTTGGGGGACAGGGTACGCGGCCGGGGCGCAAGACGTACCAGGGCTGTGCAAACCCGTTCCGCGCCTTGGTCACACCCGCTGCGGACGGGCGTGAACTGCGAGACTGGTGGTCATGAACTACAGCACGGCCGACTCCCTGCCGACGGTGACGCCGGACGACGTCCGGGGCGCCCAGAAGATGCTCTCGGGCGTCGCACGTGTCACCGCCATGGAGGGCAGCAGGCACCTGTCCCAGCTGGTCGGCGCCCCGGTGCACCTGAAGTGCGAGAACCTCCAGCGGACCGGGTCGTTCAAGCTGCGCGGCGCGTACGTGCGCATCGCGGGACTGCTGCCCGAGGAGCGTGCCGCGGGAGTCGTCGCCGCGAGCGCGGGCAACCACGCGCAGGGCGTGGCCCTCGCCTCCGCGCTGCTCGGTGTGCGCTCCACGGTGTTCATGCCGAAGGGCGCCCCGCTGCCGAAGATCAGCGCGACCCGCGAGTACGGCGCTGACGTACGGCTGTACGGCCAGGTGGTGGACGAGACGCTGGCCGCCGCGCAGGAGTACGCGGCGGAGACGGGCGCGGTGTTCATCCACCCGTTCGACCACCCGGACATCATCGCGGGTCAGGGGACGGTGGGCCTGGAGATCCTGGAGCAGTGCCCCGATGTGCGCACGATCGTCGTCGGCACCGGCGGCGGCGGGCTCGTCGCGGGCATCGCGACCGTGGTGAAGGCGCTGCGGCCGGACGTGCGGGTGGTGGGCGTGCAGGCGCAGGGCGCGGCCGCGTACCCGCCCTCGCTGGCGGCCGGGCGGCCGGTGTCGGTCGAGAGCGCGGCGACCATGGCCGACGGCATCAGGGTGGGGCGGCCCGGTGACGTGCCGTTCCGTATCGTCCGAGATCTGGTCGACGAGGTCCGCACGGTGTCCGAGGACGCGCTGTCCGCCGCGGTGCTGCTCTGCATGGAGCGGGCCAAGCTGGTCGTCGAGCCGGCCGGCGCGAGCCCGGTCGCGGCGCTGCTGAGCGATCCGGACGCCTTCGAGGGCCCGGTGGTCGCGGTGCTGTCCGGCGGCAACGTCGACCCGGTGCTGCTGCAGCGCATCCTGCGGCACGGCATGGCCGCGCAGGGCCGTTACCTGGCCGTACGGCTGCGGCTGACCGACCGCCCGGGTGCCTTGGCGACGCTTCTCGGGGTGCTGTCGCTGGTGGACGCCAATGTCCTCGACGTGAGCCACGTGCGGACCGATCCCCGGCTCGGGCTGACGGAGGCGGAGGTGGAGCTGCACCTCGAGACGAAGGGCCCGGAGCACTGCGTGGAGGTCGGGCACGCGCTGCGGGAGGCGGGCTACACCGTCATCGACTGAGGTCGGGGGCGGTGTCGGAAGCAGTGGCGAAAATCTGTTGAGAGACGCGATACATCGCGTTATGGTGTGTGTCTCGTCACCTTGTGACGGGTCTCGCCCTCATCGCGTTTTGCGCGTACTTTGCCATACCCCTGTCCCCGGCGGCTCGCCGTTTTTTCCGACGACGTGGAGAACTCATATGCCAGGCGCCATCCATGCCGAAGGCCTGGTGAAGACCTTCGGCGACGTAAGGGCTCTGGACGGCGTCGACCTCGACGTCCCCCAGGGCACCGTGCTCGGCCTCCTCGGGCCCAACGGCGCGGGCAAGACCACCACCGTCCGCTGCCTGACCACCCTGCTGCGCCCCGACAGCGGCAGGGCGCTCGTCGCGGGCATCGACGTGCTGAAGGACCCGGACGCGGTGCGTCGCTCGGTGGGCCTGTCAGGGCAGTTCGCCGCGGTCGACGAGTACCTGACCGGCCGCGAGAACCTCCAGATGGTGGGCCGGCTCTACCAGATGCGCGGCAAGGCGGCGAAGCAGCGGGCGGCCGAGCTGCTGGAGCAGTTCCACCTCACGGACGCCGCCGACCGCCCCACCAAGACGTACTCCGGCGGTATGCGCCGCCGCCTCGACCTCGCAGCCGCCCTGGTGGTCCGGCCGCCCGTGATGTTCATGGACGAGCCGACGACCGGTCTCGACCCGCGCAACCGCCAGCAGCTGTGGGAGGTCATCAAGCAGCTCGTCTCCGACGGCACGACGCTGCTGCTGACCACCCAGTACCTCGAAGAGGCCGACCATCTGGCGCACGACATCGCCGTCGTCGACCACGGCCGCGTCATCGCACGCGGCACCTCCGACCAGCTCAAGGCACGCACGGGCGGTGAGCGCGTCGAGGTCGTGGTGCACGAGCGCGAGCACATCGCCACCGCCGCCGAGGTGCTGGGCCGCTTCGGCAAGGCCGACACCACGGTCGAGGAGCACACCCGCAAGCTCACGGTGCCGGTCGTCGGCGGCGCCAAGCTGCTCGCCGAGATCATCCGCGAGCTGGACAGCCGCGGCATCGAGATGGACGACATCGGGCTGCGCCGCCCCACCCTCGACGACGTCTTCCTGTCCCTGACCGGCCACGCCGCCGAGGAGAAGCCCGAGGAGAACGGCGCGGCCGAGGACCCCAAGGCCCGCAAGCGCACCAAGGAGACCGCCAAGTGAGTGCCGGAACCGACGCCGTGCCCGTCGCGGCGCCCGCCAACCCCGTCGTCCAGTCCGTCCGCGACTCACTGGTCGTCGCCCAGCGGAATCTGATTCGCATGGGCCGGATTCCCGAGATGCTCATTTTCGGGCTGATCCAGCCGATCATGTTCGTGGTGCTGTTCACCTACGTGTTCGGCGGCTCGATCCAGGTCGGCTCGTCCAGCACCACCCAGGCCTACCGCGAGTTCCTGATGGCCGGCATCTTCGCCCAGACCGTCACGTTCGCGACGGCGGGCGCGGGCGCGGGCATCGCCGACGACATGCACAAGGGCCTCATCGACCGCTTCCGCTCCCTGCCGATGGCACGGGGCGCGGTGCTGACCGGCCGTACCATCGCCGACCTGGTGCAGACGGCGCTCACCCTCGTGGTCCTGGCGGTCGTCGCCCTGATCGTCGGTTGGCGCGCGCACGAGAACTTCGGCAAGGTGCTCGCCGGATTCGGCCTGCTCCTGCTGCTCGGTTACGCGTTCTCGTGGATCGGCGCGCTGATCGGCCTGTCCGTGCGCACTCCCGAAGCGGCGACCTCGGGCGGCCTGATCTGGCTGTTCCCGCTGACCTTCATCTCGAACGCGTTCGTGGACGCGAACCAGATGCCGTCCTTCCTGCGGCACATCGCCGAGTGGAACCCGTTCAGCGCCACCGTGCAGGCGTGCCGCGAGCTGTTCGGGAACCTTCCCCCGGGCTTCCGGACGCCCGACGCCTGGCCCATGCAGCACCCCGTGTGGGCCTCGCTGATCTGGTCGGTGGTGATCCTCCTGGTCTTCCGTACGCTCGCGGTCCGCAAGTACCGCTCGGCGACGGCATGACACCACGGTGGCCTCCGGCGGCTCGGCCGGAGGCCACCGGCTCTCGGCCCCGGGGTGACAAGGCCTCCGGACACGACGAGGCCCCGGGGCGCGCCCGAAGCGCCCAGGGGCCGCGAAGTGTCGGGAGAAGGCTCAGCCCTGGTAGGGCTCGGCCTTGAGGATGCGCACCATGGCCTTCTTGCCGTTCGGCAGCTCGTACTCGGCGTCCTCGCCGACCTTCTTGCCGTTCACGCCCGTGCCCAGCGGGGACTGCGGCGAGTAGGTCTCGATGTCGCCGCTCGCGTACTCGCGCGAGGCCAGCAGGAAGGTCACGGTGTCGTCCTCGTCACCGTCGAAGGCGATCGTGACGACCATGCCCGGTGCCACCACGCCCTCGGCCGCCGGAGCCTCGCCGACCTTGGCGTTCTCCAGGAGCTGGGTCAGCTGGCGCACACGGAGCTCCTGCTTGCCCTGCTCCTCCTTGGCCGCGTGGTACCCGCCGTTCTCACGCAGGTCGCCCTCCTCGCGCGCGGCCGCGATCTTGGCGGCGATCTCCGTGCGCGCAGGACCAGAAAGGTACTCCAGCTCGGCCTTGAGCTGGTTGTACGCCTCCTGGGTCAGCCAGGTGACGTTCTCGCTGGTCTGGGTCACAGGTGCTCCTCGTCGGTACTTGGAATACAAAGCATCGCCCTACCCAGAAGCATGTTCCTCCATGGGTGGGCGAAACCACGAGCCTAACAATTCACCGGCGAAAGGGGGAGGACATAAGCCATCAGAATTACGTCAACGCAGGTCAGCGGCTACGCGACACGAGTGATGTCAGTCGGCGTGACAGCCCAGCAGCTCCGCCGTCGTCCCCGGCGCGGTGGTGCGCAGCGTGACGACCTTGTCGATCTCTGTGGCGTGCCCGCCGAAACGGAAGTCCGCGCGGCCCACCTCGGTTCCGTCCGCCGCCTGGGACCGCAGGGTGCAGTAGCCGGTGGCGTCGGCGTCCTTGCGTACCTCCAGGTGGGCCTTGACCGTGTCCTGCGAGGCCTCGAACGTGATGACCTGGCCGCTGATCTCGTTCTGGCCGACATAGTGGTACGCGAACCAGCCGACGAGCGCGAGGAGCACCGCTCCCAGCGCACTGCCGACGATCTTGAGCGTGCGGTCGGCGCGCTCGTCCGAGGAGCGCCCGTAGCGGTCCTCGGGCAGCCGCGTGCTCACCGTGGTCATGATCGTCCTCTCGACCGGGGGCCGGGACGGATGTCCCGAAAAGGACGTCCGGGGACCGGGCCCGGAATTTTTTCGCCCCCCGGTTCGGTCACTATAGAAGCCGCCCATCGCGCCGCATCACACCGGGCGCCGACTTGCCGACTGACCGAGGATCGAGTCTTGACTGACCAACTGCGACTGATGGCCGTGCACGCCCACCCCGACGACGAGTCGAGCAAGGGCGCGGCCACCATGGCGAAGTACGTGTCCGAGGGGGTGGACGTGCTCGTGGTGACCTGCACGGGCGGGGAGCGCGGCTCCATCCTCAACCCGAAGCTCCAGGGCGACAAGTACATCGAGGAGCACATCCACGAGGTACGCAAGAAGGAGATGGACGAGGCCCGCGAGATCCTCGGCGTCAAGCAGGAGTGGCTGGGCTTCGTCGACTCGGGTCTGCCCGAGGGCGATCCGCTGCCCCCGCTGCCGGAGGGCTGCTTCGCGCTGGAGGACGTCGACAAGGCGGCCGGCGAGCTGGTCCGCAAGATCCGCGACTTCCGCCCGCAGGTGATCACCACCTACGACGAGAACGGCGGCTACCCGCACCCCGACCACATCATGACCCACAAGATCTCGATGGTGGCGTTCGAGGGCGCGGCGGACACCGAGAAGTACCCGGAGGCGGAGTTCGGCCCCGCGTGGCAGCCGCTGAAGCTGTACTACAACCAGGGCTTCAACCGGCCCCGCACCGAGGCCCTGCACAAGGCGCTGCTCGAGCGTGGGCTGGAGTCCCCGTACGGGGAGTGGCTGAAGCGGTGGGACGAGTTCAACCGCGCCGAGCGCACCCTGACCACCCACATCCCCTGCGCCGACTTCTTCGAGATCCGCGACAAGGCGCTGATCGCGCACCGCACGCAGATCGACCCCGACGGCGGCTGGTTCCGGGTCCCGCTGGAACTCCAGAAGGAGATCTGGCCGACGGAGGAGTACGAGCTTGCGAAGTCGCTCGTGGACACCTCGCTCCCGGAGGACGACCTCTTTGCAGG of Streptomyces cynarae contains these proteins:
- the ilvA gene encoding threonine ammonia-lyase translates to MNYSTADSLPTVTPDDVRGAQKMLSGVARVTAMEGSRHLSQLVGAPVHLKCENLQRTGSFKLRGAYVRIAGLLPEERAAGVVAASAGNHAQGVALASALLGVRSTVFMPKGAPLPKISATREYGADVRLYGQVVDETLAAAQEYAAETGAVFIHPFDHPDIIAGQGTVGLEILEQCPDVRTIVVGTGGGGLVAGIATVVKALRPDVRVVGVQAQGAAAYPPSLAAGRPVSVESAATMADGIRVGRPGDVPFRIVRDLVDEVRTVSEDALSAAVLLCMERAKLVVEPAGASPVAALLSDPDAFEGPVVAVLSGGNVDPVLLQRILRHGMAAQGRYLAVRLRLTDRPGALATLLGVLSLVDANVLDVSHVRTDPRLGLTEAEVELHLETKGPEHCVEVGHALREAGYTVID
- a CDS encoding cystathionine gamma-synthase — encoded protein: MSDRHISQHFETLAIHAGNTADPLTGAVVPPIYQVSTYKQDGVGGLRGGYEYSRSANPTRTALEENLAALEGGRRGLAFASGLAAEDCLLRTLLAPGDHVVIPNDAYGGTFRLFAKVVSRWGVEWSVADTSDPAAVRAALTPRTKVVWVETPSNPLLGITDIAAVAQIARDAGARLVVDNTFATPYLQQPLALGADVVVHSLTKYMGGHSDVVGGALIVNDQELGEQLAYHQNAMGAVAGPFDSWLVLRGTKTLAVRMDRHSENATKVADMLGGHPRVKRVLYPGLPEHPGHEVAAKQMKAFGGMVSFRVEGGEEAAVEVCNRAEVFTLGESLGGVESLIEHPGRMTHASAAGSALEVPADLVRLSVGIENVDDLLEDLKQALG
- the greA gene encoding transcription elongation factor GreA: MTQTSENVTWLTQEAYNQLKAELEYLSGPARTEIAAKIAAAREEGDLRENGGYHAAKEEQGKQELRVRQLTQLLENAKVGEAPAAEGVVAPGMVVTIAFDGDEDDTVTFLLASREYASGDIETYSPQSPLGTGVNGKKVGEDAEYELPNGKKAMVRILKAEPYQG
- a CDS encoding ATP-binding cassette domain-containing protein; protein product: MPGAIHAEGLVKTFGDVRALDGVDLDVPQGTVLGLLGPNGAGKTTTVRCLTTLLRPDSGRALVAGIDVLKDPDAVRRSVGLSGQFAAVDEYLTGRENLQMVGRLYQMRGKAAKQRAAELLEQFHLTDAADRPTKTYSGGMRRRLDLAAALVVRPPVMFMDEPTTGLDPRNRQQLWEVIKQLVSDGTTLLLTTQYLEEADHLAHDIAVVDHGRVIARGTSDQLKARTGGERVEVVVHEREHIATAAEVLGRFGKADTTVEEHTRKLTVPVVGGAKLLAEIIRELDSRGIEMDDIGLRRPTLDDVFLSLTGHAAEEKPEENGAAEDPKARKRTKETAK
- a CDS encoding MarR family winged helix-turn-helix transcriptional regulator yields the protein MSMDMTEMSAVGDTGLLDTLQHEVAVFARRAEQTRLGGVGQVRNSMDRAAYLLLNRLDKEGPMGVKALAASMGIDSSTVTRQVAPLVDTGLVKRTSHPEDGRAVVLQLSPRGLSRLEEVRSSRRQLMAELTHDWAPEERETFTALLTRFNGALSARQGTQGVAGPESQPAS
- a CDS encoding sigma factor-like helix-turn-helix DNA-binding protein is translated as MRERHASHGARRAREFQAFVAGAAGRLLHAATLLTAEAPDDNPRARRLLTLALAQTYASWDRLRGEDPYARARQHLATRFAREAWHQYGAIGRHRPAPCSPLVNLTPQERLILVLRMYEGVAEEQTAALLGLPVERVRAICARAMATLLHPPARTAPARTAPEVAPS
- a CDS encoding ABC transporter permease, translated to MSAGTDAVPVAAPANPVVQSVRDSLVVAQRNLIRMGRIPEMLIFGLIQPIMFVVLFTYVFGGSIQVGSSSTTQAYREFLMAGIFAQTVTFATAGAGAGIADDMHKGLIDRFRSLPMARGAVLTGRTIADLVQTALTLVVLAVVALIVGWRAHENFGKVLAGFGLLLLLGYAFSWIGALIGLSVRTPEAATSGGLIWLFPLTFISNAFVDANQMPSFLRHIAEWNPFSATVQACRELFGNLPPGFRTPDAWPMQHPVWASLIWSVVILLVFRTLAVRKYRSATA
- the mca gene encoding mycothiol conjugate amidase Mca, with amino-acid sequence MTDQLRLMAVHAHPDDESSKGAATMAKYVSEGVDVLVVTCTGGERGSILNPKLQGDKYIEEHIHEVRKKEMDEAREILGVKQEWLGFVDSGLPEGDPLPPLPEGCFALEDVDKAAGELVRKIRDFRPQVITTYDENGGYPHPDHIMTHKISMVAFEGAADTEKYPEAEFGPAWQPLKLYYNQGFNRPRTEALHKALLERGLESPYGEWLKRWDEFNRAERTLTTHIPCADFFEIRDKALIAHRTQIDPDGGWFRVPLELQKEIWPTEEYELAKSLVDTSLPEDDLFAGVRRS
- a CDS encoding DUF4307 domain-containing protein; protein product: MTTVSTRLPEDRYGRSSDERADRTLKIVGSALGAVLLALVGWFAYHYVGQNEISGQVITFEASQDTVKAHLEVRKDADATGYCTLRSQAADGTEVGRADFRFGGHATEIDKVVTLRTTAPGTTAELLGCHAD